One Gossypium raimondii isolate GPD5lz chromosome 3, ASM2569854v1, whole genome shotgun sequence genomic window carries:
- the LOC105797321 gene encoding heat stress transcription factor B-4 has product MALVLDNCEEILLSLDSHKSVPAPFLTKTYQLVDDPTTDKIVSWGEDDTTFVVWGPPEFARDLLPNYFKHNNFSSFVRQLNTYGFRKIVPDRWEFGNEFFKKGEKQLLCEIHRRKTSQPQVAINHHYHSHSPLVNAPSFFPFPSRVSISPAASDEKANWCDSPRVGTGVSVFGGYNSSVTALSEDNEKLRRRNNLLTSELAHMRKLYNDIIYFVQNHVKHVTPSNPYPPNMLLCGSQSAANSSLLQKHLNQLLGYYPNSTKPAQVQFLNTPTAASKSSLTILEETSRNSCKTKLFGVPLHSKKRLHPECGATNSETNKVRLVFENEDLGLNLMPPSTC; this is encoded by the exons ATGGCTCTGGTGCTTGACAACTGTGAAGAGATATTGCTCTCCCTAGACTCCCACAAGTCAGTGCCGGCACCATTCCTCACTAAAACCTACCAACTAGTAGATGATCCCACCACAGATAAAATAGTTTCATGGGGTGAAGATGATACTACTTTCGTAGTATGGGGACCTCCTGAGTTTGCTCGTGATCTCCTTCCAAATTACTTCAAGCACAATAATTTCTCTAGCTTTGTCAGACAACTTAACACTTAC GGTTTTAGGAAGATTGTACCAGACAGATGGGAGTTTGGCAATGAGTTCTTCAAGAAAGGAGAAAAACAGTTGCTTTGTGAGATCCATAGACGAAAAACTTCTCAGCCACAAGTGGCTATAAACCATCATTACCACTCGCATTCTCCTTTGGTTAATGCCCCGAGTTTCTTCCCATTTCCAAGCCGAGTCAGCATCTCTCCAGCTGCCTCAGATGAAAAAGCCAACTGGTGTGACTCACCAAGAGTAGGTACTGGAGTCTCAGTTTTTGGAGGCTATAACAGCTCAGTTACTGCTCTATCAGAGGACAATGAGAAGCTAAGAAGAAGAAACAATTTGCTTACTTCTGAACTTGCCCATATGAGAAAGCTTTACAACGATATTATCTATTTTGTTCAAAACCATGTTAAACATGTCACTCCCAGCAATCCATACCCTCCTAATATGCTTCTGTGTGGATCTCAATCTGCTGCTAATAGCTCATTGTTGCAAAAGCATTTGAACCAGCTTCTTGGGTATTATCCAAATAGCACAAAGCCAGCCCAAGTTCAGTTCTTGAACACTCCAACTGCTGCATCAAAGAGCTCCTTgacgattttggaagaaacaaGCAGAAATAGTTGCAAAACAAAGCTATTTGGTGTGCCTTTACATTCAAAGAAGAGATTGCACCCGGAGTGTGGTGCAACCAACAGTGAGACTAACAAGGTACGTTTGGTCTTCGAAAATGAAGATTTAGGGTTGAATCTCATGCCTCCTTCTACATGTTAG